In the genome of Leucobacter luti, one region contains:
- a CDS encoding cation acetate symporter: MNLTTSFVTQPSAEQNPVLNISIFLAFVAVTMVIVIRASRNNRSAADFYAGGRSFTGRQNGVAIAGDYLSAASFLGICGAIAIYGYDGFLYSIGFLVAWLVALLLVAELMRNTAKFTMADVLSFRLRQRPVRMAAALTTLAVSFFYLLAQMAGAGGLVSLLLGVDDGLGQSLVIAVVGVVMIMYVLIGGMKGTTWVQIIKAVLLIAGAGVMTVWVLALNGFNFGAVLDAAVNNPENVNGDAILSPGLQYGANPLDFVSLALALVLGTAGLPHVLMRFYTVPTAKEARRSVVWAIWLIGIFYLFTLVLGYGAAALVGPETIVNSPGGQNSAAPLLAAELGGPLLLGFISAVAFATILAVVAGLTITASASFAHDIYNSVIKKGTASAKQEVRVAKITTLVIGAAAILGGIGVQGQNVAFLVALAFAVAASANLPTILYSLFWKKFTTRGAVWSMVGGLLAAVLLIALSPVVSGDETSMLGAGIDFAIFPLKNPGIVSIPLGFFLGWLGSVTDPGRESKRLAAEMEVRALTGYGAEPPVNH, translated from the coding sequence ATGAATCTCACCACGTCGTTTGTGACGCAACCGAGCGCTGAGCAAAACCCCGTGCTCAACATCTCGATCTTTCTCGCATTCGTTGCGGTCACGATGGTGATTGTGATCCGCGCGAGTCGAAACAACCGGAGCGCGGCCGATTTCTACGCCGGCGGTCGCTCGTTCACGGGCCGCCAGAACGGCGTGGCTATTGCGGGTGACTACCTCTCGGCCGCATCATTCCTCGGTATTTGCGGTGCGATCGCGATCTATGGGTACGACGGGTTCCTCTATTCGATCGGGTTCCTCGTGGCCTGGCTCGTTGCGCTGCTGCTCGTTGCTGAGCTGATGCGGAATACTGCGAAGTTCACGATGGCGGACGTCCTGTCGTTCCGGCTTCGTCAGCGCCCGGTGCGTATGGCCGCTGCGCTCACTACGCTCGCCGTGTCCTTCTTCTATCTCCTTGCGCAAATGGCGGGAGCTGGGGGACTCGTGTCGCTGCTGCTGGGCGTCGACGATGGTCTCGGTCAGTCGCTCGTGATCGCCGTGGTCGGTGTCGTCATGATCATGTACGTACTCATTGGTGGGATGAAGGGTACGACGTGGGTCCAGATCATCAAGGCCGTGCTACTGATCGCGGGTGCCGGCGTGATGACGGTGTGGGTGCTCGCGCTCAACGGCTTCAATTTCGGGGCCGTGCTCGACGCCGCGGTGAACAACCCGGAAAACGTGAACGGAGACGCGATCCTCTCTCCTGGCCTCCAGTACGGGGCAAACCCGCTTGACTTTGTATCGCTGGCGCTGGCGCTCGTGCTCGGCACCGCGGGCCTCCCGCACGTGCTGATGCGGTTTTACACGGTGCCGACCGCGAAAGAAGCGCGCCGCTCAGTGGTGTGGGCAATCTGGCTGATCGGGATCTTCTACCTCTTTACGCTCGTGCTCGGCTACGGTGCCGCGGCGCTCGTTGGCCCGGAGACGATCGTGAACTCGCCAGGAGGGCAAAACTCGGCGGCACCGCTGCTCGCGGCTGAACTCGGAGGACCGCTGCTGCTCGGCTTCATTTCCGCCGTCGCGTTCGCCACGATCCTTGCGGTGGTTGCCGGTCTCACAATCACTGCATCGGCGTCGTTTGCGCACGACATCTATAACAGTGTGATCAAGAAGGGGACGGCATCCGCCAAACAAGAGGTGCGGGTCGCCAAAATCACCACACTCGTGATCGGTGCGGCCGCGATCCTCGGCGGCATCGGCGTACAGGGGCAGAACGTGGCGTTCCTGGTCGCGCTCGCTTTCGCGGTCGCGGCGTCGGCGAACCTGCCGACGATTCTGTACTCGCTGTTCTGGAAGAAGTTCACGACGCGTGGCGCCGTGTGGTCGATGGTGGGTGGTCTGCTCGCGGCCGTGCTGCTGATCGCGTTGTCACCTGTCGTATCGGGGGATGAGACCTCGATGCTGGGCGCCGGTATCGACTTTGCAATCTTCCCGCTGAAGAACCCCGGTATTGTGTCAATCCCGCTCGGCTTCTTCCTCGGATGGCTTGGTTCTGTGACCGACCCCGGCCGCGAATCGAAAAGACTGGCCGCCGAAATGGAGGTGCGTGCGCTCACCGGCTATGGCGCTGAACCGCCGGTGAACCACTAG
- a CDS encoding GntR family transcriptional regulator, whose protein sequence is MNTVSSESAHPRTADEIVELYRGAISSGQLGDGERLPTVRQTARDFDVAQATAAKAYRVLEQDGLVVTRTAAGTRVAPGASRAPQPVVERARAFAEAAQAAGVSVDDAVAVVRALWGGPSA, encoded by the coding sequence ATGAATACCGTGTCCAGCGAGTCTGCCCACCCCCGTACTGCCGATGAGATCGTCGAGCTCTATCGGGGCGCAATCAGCTCCGGCCAGCTTGGAGACGGCGAACGGCTCCCCACGGTGCGGCAGACTGCGCGCGATTTCGACGTGGCGCAGGCCACCGCGGCGAAGGCCTACCGCGTGCTCGAGCAGGATGGCCTGGTCGTCACACGTACCGCGGCGGGCACCCGCGTTGCCCCTGGCGCCTCGCGCGCCCCGCAACCAGTCGTGGAACGAGCACGAGCATTTGCTGAGGCGGCACAGGCCGCCGGCGTCAGCGTCGATGACGCCGTCGCAGTCGTACGAGCGCTCTGGGGCGGCCCGAGCGCGTAG
- a CDS encoding VOC family protein: MSTQIFVNLTTTDLDRSKAFYTALGCEINPLFTDENAACVVWDEQVFFMVLTHEHFGQFTEKPLADPTTSAQVIVALSRDSRDDVDATLVAGLAAGGREPREPQDYGFMYSRTIEDPDGNILEFLYMDPAAAEQGPESYLADNA; this comes from the coding sequence ATGAGCACTCAGATTTTCGTCAACCTCACCACCACCGATCTTGATCGTTCGAAGGCGTTCTACACTGCCCTCGGCTGTGAGATCAACCCGCTGTTCACCGACGAGAACGCCGCGTGCGTCGTGTGGGATGAACAGGTCTTCTTCATGGTGCTCACACACGAGCACTTCGGACAGTTCACCGAAAAGCCGCTCGCTGATCCCACGACATCCGCTCAGGTGATCGTTGCACTGTCCCGAGACTCGCGCGACGATGTCGACGCCACCCTGGTGGCCGGCCTTGCCGCTGGTGGACGCGAACCGCGCGAGCCGCAAGACTACGGCTTCATGTACTCCCGCACGATCGAGGATCCTGACGGGAATATTCTCGAGTTCCTTTACATGGATCCGGCCGCCGCGGAGCAAGGGCCTGAGTCGTACCTCGCTGACAACGCCTGA
- a CDS encoding DUF501 domain-containing protein — MSRPPYTEPTETDILAVSEQLGREARGVVGIAARTADGSPTVVATAPRLPDGSPFPTFYYLCHPDAVAAASRLEAVGMMVEFNEMLAEDEEMRAQYAAAHEQYIADRDQVGEVPELAGVSAGGMPTRVKCLHALIGHALAAGPGVNPIGDLALERSGFKP, encoded by the coding sequence ATGAGCCGCCCTCCCTACACTGAGCCGACCGAGACCGACATCCTTGCCGTGAGCGAGCAACTGGGCCGCGAGGCACGCGGCGTGGTCGGGATCGCGGCACGAACTGCAGATGGCAGCCCGACTGTGGTTGCCACTGCACCGCGATTGCCTGATGGCTCGCCGTTTCCCACGTTCTACTACCTCTGCCACCCTGACGCCGTTGCGGCCGCTTCGCGGCTCGAGGCCGTCGGCATGATGGTCGAGTTCAACGAGATGCTCGCCGAAGACGAAGAAATGCGAGCGCAGTACGCGGCGGCGCATGAGCAGTACATTGCTGATCGCGACCAGGTCGGAGAGGTGCCCGAACTTGCGGGCGTCAGTGCCGGCGGTATGCCGACGCGGGTGAAGTGCCTGCACGCCCTGATCGGTCACGCACTCGCGGCCGGCCCAGGCGTCAACCCAATTGGCGACCTCGCGCTCGAGCGGAGCGGGTTCAAGCCGTAA
- the hisS gene encoding histidine--tRNA ligase — protein sequence MANPVNPPRGMRDFLPADKARREHALGIIKSVYRANGFDEIETPVVEDYARLHAGLGGDNEKLSFSILKRGITPEALAAAAEVGDVEQLADLGLRFDLTVPLTRFYASHRAELPPVFRSLQIAPVWRAERPQKGRYRQFVQADIDVIGEPGILAEIELIAATSQTLAELGLEGCVIRVNDRRILFGLLAHCGFAADTHERALITIDKLDKIGAEGVVAELREIDAAAADSLGEVLAAVEPAISGDGIPLTGERIAAVLPVGAAEEGATNLSVLGAALEGMLPEGVTVRFDPTLVRGMGYYTGTIFEIAHPGSGSSVGGGGRYDGMVGRFLGQDVPAVGFSIGFERVVDLISLPQSTGAEAVALVFDQDVEYPQLVALKRELVARGHRVRLERRQKNMKTLLARIAAEGFTSIANVRHGITSVDELELRPLAG from the coding sequence ATGGCCAACCCCGTGAACCCGCCGCGCGGCATGCGCGATTTCCTGCCAGCAGACAAGGCACGTCGCGAGCACGCGCTCGGAATCATCAAGAGCGTTTACCGTGCAAACGGCTTCGACGAGATCGAGACGCCAGTGGTCGAGGACTACGCGCGGCTGCACGCTGGCCTCGGAGGCGACAACGAGAAACTGTCCTTTTCGATCCTGAAGCGTGGGATCACGCCTGAGGCGCTCGCCGCAGCAGCTGAGGTTGGAGATGTTGAGCAGCTCGCCGACCTCGGGCTGCGCTTCGACCTCACGGTACCGCTCACCCGGTTCTACGCCTCGCACCGCGCCGAGCTCCCTCCCGTGTTCCGCTCGCTGCAGATTGCTCCGGTCTGGCGTGCTGAGCGCCCCCAGAAGGGGCGCTACCGCCAATTCGTGCAGGCTGACATCGATGTGATTGGGGAGCCGGGCATCCTCGCGGAGATTGAGTTGATCGCGGCGACCTCGCAGACGCTCGCAGAGCTTGGCCTCGAAGGCTGTGTGATCCGCGTCAACGACCGCAGGATCCTGTTTGGGTTGCTCGCGCACTGCGGCTTTGCCGCCGACACGCACGAGCGCGCGCTGATCACGATCGACAAGCTCGACAAGATCGGTGCCGAGGGCGTTGTGGCCGAGCTGCGCGAGATCGACGCCGCCGCGGCCGACAGTCTCGGCGAGGTGCTCGCCGCAGTGGAGCCCGCGATCTCGGGCGATGGGATCCCGCTCACCGGCGAACGCATCGCCGCTGTGTTGCCAGTGGGAGCTGCGGAGGAAGGCGCGACGAACCTGTCCGTACTGGGGGCTGCGCTCGAAGGCATGCTGCCGGAGGGAGTCACCGTGCGCTTCGATCCGACGCTTGTGCGCGGCATGGGCTACTACACCGGCACCATCTTCGAGATCGCACACCCGGGATCCGGCAGCTCTGTCGGGGGCGGCGGCCGCTACGACGGGATGGTGGGTCGATTCCTCGGTCAGGACGTGCCGGCCGTCGGCTTCTCGATCGGTTTCGAGCGCGTGGTTGATCTGATCTCGCTCCCGCAGTCCACGGGCGCCGAAGCAGTCGCGCTGGTATTCGACCAGGACGTCGAATATCCGCAGCTTGTCGCGCTCAAGCGCGAGCTGGTGGCGCGCGGGCACCGTGTGCGGCTCGAGAGGCGGCAGAAGAACATGAAGACGCTGCTCGCCCGCATCGCGGCCGAGGGCTTCACGAGTATCGCGAACGTGCGCCACGGCATCACCTCGGTGGACGAACTCGAGCTCCGCCCGCTCGCAGGCTAA
- the eno gene encoding phosphopyruvate hydratase produces the protein MAFIDAVIAREILDSRGNPTVEVEVGLTDDSVGRAAVPSGASTGAFEAYELRDGDAERYLGKGVTKAVDAVFDDLGPAIEGFAADDQRVIDGVLREVDGTDNKQRVGANAILGVSLAVAHAAAAAAELPLYRYLGGPNASTLPVPLMNIINGGAHADTGVDIQEFMAVPLGAETFSEGLRWGVEVYHALKALLKEQGLSTGLGDEGGFAPDLPTNAAALDLIVEAITRAGYEPGRDIAVALDVASSEFCENGVYTFEGKERTAAEMTAYYADLLDRYPLVSIEDPLDESDWDGWKHLTDELGARVQLVGDDLFVTNPERLADGIAQGVGNSLLVKVNQIGTLTETLDAVQLAQRAGYTAILSHRSGETEDVTIADLAVATDCGQIKTGAPARSERVAKYNQLLRIEEELGGAAKYAGRAAFPRFTA, from the coding sequence GTGGCATTTATCGACGCAGTGATCGCACGCGAGATTCTTGATTCCCGCGGAAACCCGACCGTTGAGGTCGAGGTCGGCCTGACTGACGACTCCGTGGGGCGCGCAGCCGTTCCCTCGGGCGCATCGACCGGGGCGTTCGAAGCGTACGAACTGCGCGATGGCGACGCGGAGCGCTACCTCGGCAAAGGGGTGACCAAGGCCGTCGACGCCGTGTTCGACGATCTTGGCCCAGCGATCGAGGGATTCGCAGCTGACGACCAGCGCGTCATCGACGGAGTGCTGCGCGAGGTCGACGGCACTGACAACAAGCAGCGAGTTGGAGCGAATGCGATCCTGGGCGTGAGCCTTGCCGTCGCACACGCCGCAGCCGCCGCAGCAGAGCTGCCGCTCTACCGCTACCTCGGTGGCCCGAACGCTTCGACGCTGCCCGTGCCGCTCATGAACATCATTAACGGTGGTGCACACGCAGACACCGGTGTGGACATCCAGGAGTTCATGGCGGTGCCGCTCGGCGCCGAAACGTTCTCCGAGGGGCTCCGCTGGGGCGTTGAGGTCTACCACGCGCTGAAGGCGCTGCTCAAGGAGCAGGGCCTCTCAACCGGGCTCGGCGACGAGGGTGGCTTCGCTCCGGATCTCCCCACGAACGCTGCGGCGCTCGACCTGATCGTCGAAGCCATCACGCGCGCAGGCTATGAGCCTGGCCGCGATATTGCGGTGGCGCTCGACGTGGCATCGTCCGAGTTCTGCGAGAACGGTGTCTACACGTTCGAGGGCAAGGAGCGTACCGCTGCTGAGATGACCGCGTACTACGCGGATCTGCTCGACCGTTACCCCCTCGTCTCGATTGAGGATCCCCTCGACGAGAGCGACTGGGATGGCTGGAAGCACCTGACCGACGAACTGGGTGCGCGCGTCCAGCTCGTCGGAGACGACCTTTTTGTGACGAACCCTGAGCGCCTCGCTGACGGTATCGCACAGGGGGTCGGCAATTCTCTGCTCGTGAAGGTGAACCAGATCGGCACCCTCACCGAGACGCTCGACGCGGTGCAGCTCGCACAGCGTGCGGGCTACACCGCGATCCTCTCGCACCGTTCCGGTGAGACCGAGGACGTCACGATCGCCGACCTCGCTGTTGCGACGGACTGCGGGCAGATCAAGACGGGCGCCCCCGCGCGCAGCGAGCGCGTGGCGAAGTACAACCAGTTGCTCCGCATCGAAGAAGAGCTCGGCGGGGCCGCGAAGTACGCCGGCCGCGCGGCCTTCCCCCGGTTCACCGCCTAA
- a CDS encoding septum formation initiator family protein, with protein sequence MKRWAEDLGAWATSLRFSGFTVLVVVLVMAGAVIVSPSLSTYVQQRREISELRESVRLHQEAVNEIDAERAKWKDPVYVRSQARDRLFYVLPGETQLNVIDDIVMPVESDEETSAELSRMNDNWARGLASSFLSAGTMEADPATADAAASGSDADASDPTPTTDPASEGTEETTE encoded by the coding sequence GTGAAACGCTGGGCAGAAGATCTCGGGGCATGGGCCACGAGTCTGCGTTTCAGCGGATTCACCGTGCTCGTCGTTGTGCTGGTGATGGCGGGGGCCGTGATCGTCAGTCCAAGCCTCTCAACATATGTGCAGCAGCGGCGCGAGATCTCGGAGCTGCGCGAGAGCGTGCGGTTGCACCAGGAAGCAGTGAACGAGATCGACGCTGAGCGCGCGAAATGGAAAGACCCCGTGTACGTGCGTTCCCAAGCGCGTGACCGGCTGTTCTACGTGCTGCCGGGGGAGACCCAGCTCAATGTGATTGACGACATCGTGATGCCCGTCGAGTCTGATGAGGAAACCAGTGCAGAGCTATCGAGGATGAACGACAACTGGGCGCGAGGGCTCGCGAGTTCGTTCCTCAGCGCTGGCACGATGGAAGCCGATCCAGCAACAGCAGACGCCGCGGCGTCAGGATCGGACGCGGACGCGTCTGATCCCACACCCACCACAGATCCTGCCTCCGAAGGCACCGAGGAGACCACCGAATGA
- a CDS encoding DUF485 domain-containing protein, translating into MNAAVPPDVDDGAEPRSDTPIDYVAFQAHPEFQEFKHRFRRFVFPIAIAFIVWFLAFVLLAAYNHGFMATPFLGMNVGLWLGLAQFVTTFGITMWYVSFANKRLDPASTALRAELEAIAAAGASHEPPTTGDPR; encoded by the coding sequence ATGAATGCTGCTGTACCCCCTGATGTCGACGACGGCGCCGAACCGCGCAGCGACACCCCGATCGACTACGTCGCGTTCCAGGCGCACCCTGAATTCCAGGAGTTCAAACACCGATTTCGACGCTTCGTGTTTCCGATCGCAATTGCGTTCATCGTGTGGTTTCTCGCATTTGTGCTGCTCGCTGCATACAACCATGGCTTCATGGCAACCCCGTTTCTCGGGATGAACGTTGGGCTGTGGCTCGGCCTCGCCCAGTTCGTCACGACGTTTGGGATCACGATGTGGTACGTGTCTTTCGCCAACAAGCGGCTTGACCCCGCATCGACCGCGCTGCGTGCCGAGCTCGAAGCCATAGCAGCGGCTGGGGCCTCGCACGAGCCCCCGACGACAGGAGACCCACGATGA
- a CDS encoding helix-turn-helix transcriptional regulator has product MAPNSASPASDVNFDRLVLGKRLRHFRTAAGLTLDQLGERVGVVASQLSLIENGRREPKLSLLQALGRELSVDPALFLTGEAPDPRSALEIELERAQAAPGYQRLGLPHVRTPRTLGDEALESLVGLHRELARRSRAAATTSEEARRVNTAIRLKMREQDNYIPDIELIASDLMRRIGHTAGAVTHRQVAMLAELLGFTLMFVDDLPSNTRSITDLENGRIYLPPASIPGGHGLRSLALQAMAHRVLGHSEPASYAEFLEQRLQINYFAAACLMPEARAVDFLQDAKRNRNLAIEDFRDAFGVTHEAAAHRFTNLATTHLGLRVHHYRADGSGTLVRGYENDELPFPSDDSGSIEGEVLCHKWGGRTAFNRTNRTSEFYQFTDTPNGTFWTSVQTGDAELGPFAIACGVAFDDAKWFRGRDTSVRKSSTCPDPACCRTPEPGMLSRWEGKAWPSARMHAHVLSPLPAGTFPGVDDTEMYQFLSKHAPATE; this is encoded by the coding sequence ATGGCCCCGAACAGCGCTTCTCCAGCCTCAGACGTGAATTTCGACCGGCTTGTGCTCGGTAAGCGTCTCAGGCACTTCCGCACAGCTGCCGGCTTGACACTCGATCAGCTGGGCGAACGTGTCGGCGTGGTCGCAAGCCAGCTCTCCCTGATTGAGAACGGGCGCCGCGAGCCCAAACTCAGTCTGCTGCAGGCACTCGGGCGGGAACTCAGCGTCGATCCAGCCCTGTTCCTCACCGGCGAGGCTCCGGATCCGCGCAGCGCACTCGAGATTGAACTTGAGCGCGCGCAGGCGGCGCCGGGCTACCAGCGGCTTGGACTTCCCCATGTGCGCACGCCACGCACACTCGGTGACGAAGCGCTCGAATCACTCGTTGGTCTGCACCGGGAACTTGCACGCCGGTCCCGAGCCGCGGCCACCACTTCAGAGGAAGCGCGCCGTGTGAACACCGCGATTCGGCTCAAGATGCGTGAGCAAGACAACTACATCCCCGATATCGAGCTCATTGCGTCGGATCTGATGCGCCGGATCGGGCACACCGCCGGCGCTGTGACGCACCGGCAGGTGGCGATGCTCGCCGAACTCCTCGGCTTCACCCTCATGTTCGTCGACGATCTCCCCTCGAATACCCGCAGCATCACGGACCTCGAGAATGGACGCATCTATCTACCCCCCGCCTCGATTCCCGGCGGTCATGGTCTGCGCTCCCTTGCGCTGCAGGCGATGGCACACCGCGTCCTTGGCCACTCCGAACCGGCAAGTTATGCAGAATTTCTCGAACAGCGGCTCCAGATCAACTACTTCGCAGCGGCCTGCCTCATGCCAGAAGCACGCGCTGTCGACTTCCTCCAGGACGCCAAGCGCAATCGCAACCTCGCGATTGAGGACTTCCGGGACGCATTTGGGGTGACCCACGAAGCAGCCGCACATCGCTTCACGAACCTCGCGACGACCCATCTCGGTCTCCGCGTGCACCACTACCGCGCCGACGGATCCGGCACGCTGGTGCGCGGCTACGAGAACGACGAGCTCCCGTTTCCGAGCGATGACTCTGGTTCGATCGAGGGCGAGGTGCTGTGCCACAAGTGGGGCGGCCGCACGGCGTTCAACCGCACCAACCGCACGAGCGAGTTCTATCAGTTCACCGACACACCGAACGGCACGTTCTGGACGAGTGTGCAGACCGGCGATGCTGAGCTCGGCCCGTTCGCGATCGCGTGTGGCGTGGCCTTCGACGATGCGAAGTGGTTCCGCGGGCGGGATACGAGCGTGCGGAAGTCATCGACATGCCCGGATCCGGCCTGCTGCCGCACCCCAGAACCCGGAATGCTCTCACGGTGGGAGGGGAAGGCGTGGCCGAGCGCTCGCATGCACGCGCACGTGCTCTCTCCGCTCCCGGCCGGCACCTTCCCCGGCGTCGACGACACGGAGATGTACCAGTTCCTGAGCAAGCACGCGCCAGCCACCGAGTAG
- a CDS encoding NAD(P)/FAD-dependent oxidoreductase: MAKKILIVGGGYAGFYTAWKLEKLLRAGEAEITIVDPLPYLAYLPFLPEVAAGSIEPRHAVVARRRHLKRTANIAGKVTGISHATKTVTIAPNEGEVFDFEYDQIVVTTGSVSRTFPIPGIADNAIGMKTIEEAVAVRDRLVGNFERAASLPAGSPERARLLTVTVVGGGFAGIESISELRSFATSLLRRYPEITFDETKFHLVEAMGRIMPEVSQETADWVVKDQTRRGIDIHLDTQLSSAVDGKIELSTGESFESDLIVWTAGVMPRPFLRGTDLPIGPRGHVIGSPTLQITTEEGDVVEGAWTAGDTSQTPDISATPGPGGFCVPNAQHAVRQGRLLAKNIAASLRNEGVAEYNHKNQGAVAGLGMNTGVFQSGKFAMRGYIAWLAHRFYHGLAIPTWERKWRVFGGWVGHFFLGRDVVNIEATQEPRAIFEEFASRPKAAAE; encoded by the coding sequence GTGGCGAAGAAGATTCTGATCGTTGGCGGTGGCTACGCCGGCTTCTACACCGCATGGAAGCTCGAGAAGCTTCTCCGTGCCGGTGAGGCCGAGATCACCATTGTTGATCCGCTGCCGTACCTCGCGTATCTGCCGTTCCTTCCCGAGGTTGCTGCCGGGTCGATCGAGCCGCGTCACGCGGTCGTCGCCCGTCGTCGTCACCTCAAGCGCACCGCAAATATCGCTGGCAAGGTGACCGGGATCTCGCACGCGACGAAGACGGTCACCATCGCCCCGAACGAGGGCGAGGTCTTTGACTTCGAGTACGACCAGATCGTGGTCACTACGGGCTCCGTATCCCGTACGTTCCCGATCCCCGGCATCGCCGACAACGCGATCGGCATGAAGACAATCGAAGAAGCTGTGGCCGTGCGCGACCGCCTCGTCGGCAACTTCGAGCGGGCGGCCTCGCTTCCGGCCGGCTCCCCAGAGAGAGCTCGCCTCCTGACCGTTACGGTCGTCGGCGGCGGCTTCGCTGGTATCGAGTCGATCTCAGAGCTGCGCTCCTTCGCGACCAGCCTGCTGCGCCGCTACCCGGAGATCACTTTCGACGAAACCAAGTTCCACCTCGTCGAGGCCATGGGCCGGATCATGCCCGAGGTCTCGCAGGAGACCGCGGACTGGGTCGTCAAGGACCAGACTCGTCGCGGCATTGATATCCACCTCGACACGCAGCTCTCCTCCGCGGTTGACGGCAAGATTGAGCTGTCCACCGGCGAGAGCTTCGAGTCCGACCTCATCGTCTGGACTGCCGGCGTGATGCCCCGCCCCTTCCTGCGTGGCACCGACCTCCCGATTGGCCCCCGCGGCCACGTCATCGGCAGCCCGACGCTGCAGATCACCACTGAGGAAGGCGACGTCGTTGAGGGCGCGTGGACCGCGGGTGACACCTCGCAGACTCCCGATATCTCAGCGACCCCCGGCCCCGGCGGCTTCTGCGTTCCGAACGCACAGCACGCTGTGCGCCAGGGACGCCTGCTCGCCAAGAACATCGCGGCATCGCTGCGGAACGAGGGCGTCGCAGAGTACAACCACAAGAATCAGGGTGCCGTCGCTGGCCTGGGCATGAACACCGGCGTGTTCCAGTCGGGCAAGTTCGCAATGCGCGGCTACATCGCCTGGCTCGCGCACCGCTTCTATCACGGCCTTGCGATCCCCACGTGGGAGCGCAAGTGGCGTGTGTTCGGCGGCTGGGTTGGCCACTTCTTCCTGGGCCGCGACGTCGTCAACATCGAGGCAACGCAGGAGCCCCGCGCGATCTTCGAGGAGTTCGCCTCGCGCCCCAAGGCTGCGGCGGAGTAA
- a CDS encoding carboxymuconolactone decarboxylase family protein — protein MSRINISKQHPDVYQQTAALSQAAEAAAAAAGVDPKLVELVKLRVSQLNGCAYCCRLHTRDAVELGETVDRLAVLPAWWESQYFSEQEKAALGLAEEVTRLSVPERSEWENGSLTPEQVSAITWLAIVMGAWNRIAIRSGYRVAP, from the coding sequence GTGTCACGGATCAACATCTCGAAACAGCACCCCGATGTGTACCAGCAGACTGCCGCCTTGAGCCAGGCGGCCGAGGCTGCGGCGGCTGCGGCGGGTGTCGATCCGAAGCTCGTGGAACTCGTCAAGCTCCGGGTTTCGCAGCTGAATGGTTGCGCATACTGCTGTCGCCTGCATACGCGAGATGCCGTCGAACTGGGGGAGACCGTCGACCGGCTCGCAGTGCTGCCGGCCTGGTGGGAGTCGCAGTACTTCTCCGAACAGGAGAAAGCGGCGCTCGGGTTGGCTGAGGAAGTGACGCGGCTGTCAGTGCCCGAGCGCAGCGAGTGGGAGAACGGATCGCTGACGCCAGAGCAAGTCTCCGCGATCACGTGGCTGGCGATTGTGATGGGCGCATGGAACCGCATCGCGATCCGCAGTGGGTATCGGGTGGCACCGTAG